From Patescibacteria group bacterium, a single genomic window includes:
- a CDS encoding glycosyl transferase, protein MKISLVIPVFNESEVITVLYSRIDKALKKDFPKFQREIIFIDDGSTDNTFNELKKLHKKDPSVKVIQLSRNFGHQIAISAGLDKTTGDIIVMMDGDLQDQPEEIIKLYKKLQEGYDVVYAIRKNKKFGFFKRFSSYLFNVLMRRLIKEKIVINSTIFRIATKQVIQEVRSLRESNRYLVGIIGWVGFNHAPQPVEHGKRYKGKTKYTLSQQLNLALDAIFAYSAYPLHFFLKVGGAILLLDFLFIVFIIFRKIAYNGLINPLEIFAAILVILGGMQIIILAIIGEYVGRLYIENKNRPLYIIKSEL, encoded by the coding sequence ATGAAAATATCTCTTGTAATTCCTGTTTTTAATGAATCTGAAGTTATAACAGTATTATATTCCAGAATTGATAAAGCTCTCAAAAAAGATTTTCCCAAATTTCAAAGAGAAATTATTTTTATTGATGATGGTAGTACGGATAACACTTTTAATGAACTTAAGAAGCTTCACAAAAAAGATCCTAGTGTAAAAGTTATCCAATTATCTCGTAATTTTGGTCATCAGATTGCTATTTCAGCTGGATTAGATAAAACAACAGGAGATATCATCGTAATGATGGATGGAGATCTTCAGGATCAGCCAGAAGAGATTATAAAATTGTATAAAAAACTCCAAGAAGGATATGACGTAGTATACGCAATAAGAAAAAATAAAAAATTTGGTTTTTTCAAAAGGTTTTCATCATACCTCTTCAATGTATTGATGCGTCGTTTAATTAAAGAAAAAATAGTCATTAACTCGACAATTTTCCGTATAGCAACTAAACAAGTAATACAGGAAGTTAGAAGTTTGAGAGAAAGTAATAGGTATTTAGTTGGTATTATTGGCTGGGTAGGATTTAATCATGCACCCCAACCTGTTGAACACGGAAAACGATATAAAGGTAAGACCAAATATACACTATCGCAACAGCTAAATTTGGCTCTTGATGCAATTTTTGCATACTCTGCTTATCCCTTGCATTTTTTTTTGAAAGTAGGTGGAGCTATTCTCTTATTAGATTTTCTTTTTATTGTATTTATTATTTTTCGCAAAATTGCATATAATGGTTTAATAAATCCTTTAGAAATATTTGCAGCAATACTAGTAATTCTTGGAGGCATGCAAATTATAATACTTGCTATTATTGGTGAATATGTGGGTAGGCTTTATATTGAGAATAAAAATAGACCACTCTATATAATTAAATCAGAGCTTTAA
- a CDS encoding lipopolysaccharide biosynthesis protein → MGYRFQAVKGISWIGTLRITTRILAFFRYAILGRILTPYDFGLFGIASLLLSFLEIITETGVNIVLIQQKSDIKKYFHSAWIVSIVRGIVLSLLIILCAPLIANFFNATASYPIIIAIALVPFIRGFINPAIVLFHKELQFQKEFWFRFILFAVDTSTAIIIAFLTKSALSFVGGLIASAVVEVIGSFLIVKLRPKLRFEVKKIKYILQRGWWVTITGVFSYIADQGDNIIVGRLLGTSALGIYQIAYKISTLTITEITDVVNKVVFPVYVKFANDRKRLLTAFLKVTGVTSLGALVIASGLFIFAHEIILLLMGQQWLEAVPVIKILAIYGFLRTLFGNLAPVFLAIERQDYIAKMTFFRVMGLLITIIPFVIFYGLAGAGFSALASIIAEIPIALYFLVKTFHK, encoded by the coding sequence ATGGGATATCGTTTTCAGGCTGTAAAAGGAATATCGTGGATAGGAACACTGCGTATTACAACAAGAATCTTAGCGTTTTTCCGTTATGCCATACTGGGGCGTATCCTCACACCATATGATTTTGGTCTTTTTGGAATAGCATCACTTTTATTATCTTTCCTAGAAATCATTACTGAAACGGGAGTCAACATTGTTCTTATTCAGCAAAAAAGTGATATAAAAAAGTATTTTCATTCAGCATGGATTGTCTCAATTGTGAGAGGGATTGTGCTATCTCTACTTATAATTTTATGTGCTCCTCTAATTGCAAATTTTTTTAATGCAACAGCTTCCTATCCGATTATTATTGCAATCGCACTCGTTCCTTTTATTAGGGGATTTATCAACCCGGCGATTGTACTTTTCCATAAAGAGCTACAATTTCAAAAAGAGTTTTGGTTTAGATTTATACTATTTGCCGTTGATACTTCTACAGCAATTATTATCGCATTTTTAACTAAGAGTGCACTGAGTTTCGTAGGTGGACTTATTGCATCTGCAGTTGTTGAAGTTATAGGTTCATTTTTAATTGTAAAACTTCGTCCGAAGTTAAGATTTGAAGTAAAGAAAATAAAATACATTTTACAGAGAGGATGGTGGGTAACAATAACGGGAGTATTTTCTTATATTGCAGATCAAGGAGATAATATTATTGTCGGAAGGTTGTTGGGTACGAGTGCTTTGGGTATTTATCAAATAGCATATAAAATTTCAACACTTACTATTACTGAAATTACTGATGTTGTAAACAAAGTCGTTTTCCCAGTTTATGTCAAATTCGCAAATGACAGAAAACGCTTGCTCACAGCTTTCTTAAAGGTGACAGGCGTGACATCATTGGGTGCGCTGGTAATTGCGTCAGGTTTATTCATTTTCGCTCATGAGATTATTCTTCTACTTATGGGACAGCAATGGCTTGAGGCTGTTCCAGTTATCAAAATCTTAGCAATCTACGGATTTCTGAGAACACTTTTCGGTAATTTAGCACCAGTATTCTTAGCAATTGAAAGACAAGATTATATAGCTAAAATGACCTTTTTTAGAGTTATGGGTTTGTTGATTACAATTATACCATTTGTTATATTTTATGGATTAGCCGGAGCGGGTTTTTCAGCTCTTGCTTCCATAATTGCTGAAATACCAATAGCATTATACTTTTTGGTAAAAACATTTCATAAATAA
- a CDS encoding glycosyl transferase, producing MKILFLTRFFYPHIGGVEKHVYEVGKRLLEKGHTVTILTEQIPLTSIQVYQSNDESAKLMDKTEKFRIYWVPVGEENWFKKFRIWKWLWQNRHLLKDADIIHCHDVFFWYLPFKFLYPNKKVFLTFHGYEGNTIPGLKAKFWHKIGEILTNANICVGSFYKKWYGTKATKIIYGGTNLPFQRQYISESIKKAVFIGRLEEETSIMQYLQALNLLKKEKNIVRLTILGDGSLRKKAEEFVKKNNLPVTFQGFVNDTEQYITKSDIVFASRYLAILEAFAHKKYVIAHYNSPIKKDYLQATPFAKWITIASNSKEIAQQIREYTKNLDQIKKKINLAYEWVENQKWDDVVSIYENLWRGK from the coding sequence ATGAAAATATTGTTTCTAACTCGTTTTTTCTATCCTCACATAGGTGGAGTAGAGAAGCATGTTTATGAAGTTGGGAAAAGACTTTTAGAGAAAGGTCACACTGTTACTATTCTGACGGAGCAAATTCCCCTGACAAGTATACAGGTATATCAGTCAAATGATGAAAGTGCTAAGTTAATGGACAAAACTGAAAAATTTAGAATATATTGGGTACCCGTAGGAGAGGAGAATTGGTTCAAAAAATTTCGGATCTGGAAATGGTTATGGCAAAATAGACATCTTCTCAAGGATGCTGATATAATTCACTGTCATGATGTTTTTTTCTGGTATCTTCCCTTTAAATTCCTCTATCCCAACAAAAAAGTTTTTTTAACTTTTCATGGATATGAAGGAAATACTATTCCCGGTTTGAAAGCAAAATTTTGGCACAAAATAGGTGAAATTCTCACTAATGCCAATATTTGTGTTGGCAGTTTTTATAAAAAATGGTATGGAACAAAAGCCACCAAAATCATTTATGGAGGAACAAATCTTCCATTTCAAAGGCAATATATTTCCGAGAGTATAAAAAAAGCTGTTTTCATCGGAAGACTCGAAGAGGAGACAAGTATCATGCAGTATCTCCAGGCATTGAATCTATTAAAGAAAGAGAAGAATATAGTAAGACTTACTATACTTGGTGATGGATCATTAAGAAAAAAAGCAGAAGAATTTGTAAAGAAAAATAATCTACCAGTAACCTTTCAAGGATTTGTTAATGATACTGAACAGTATATAACTAAATCTGATATTGTTTTTGCTTCGAGATATCTAGCTATATTGGAAGCATTCGCTCATAAGAAATATGTTATTGCTCATTATAATTCACCCATTAAAAAAGATTATTTGCAGGCAACACCTTTTGCCAAATGGATAACGATTGCTAGTAACAGTAAGGAAATTGCTCAACAAATTAGAGAATATACAAAAAATCTTGATCAGATAAAAAAGAAAATTAACCTTGCATATGAATGGGTAGAAAACCAAAAATGGGATGATGTTGTATCTATCTACGAAAATCTTTGGAGAGGAAAGTAG
- the spsC gene encoding spore coat polysaccharide biosynthesis protein SpsC, whose protein sequence is MRNKKIEFYRHNISSIDIKECVEVLNSLFLTTGSIVKEFEEKLADYLDIRYAVGVTSCTDALFLALKGLGVKEGDEVITTPLSFIATANVIEYCGAKPVFVDVESTTGNIDADKIEKAITPKTKALVVVHLYGQMCDMQKIAAIAKKHSLKLIEDAAHCIEGVRDGIRPGQLSDAACFSFYATKNITSGEGGAVVTNNKDFYSWLLRARQHGMSKSASERYTKKYEHYDMEFLGFKANMNNIQAALLLNQLDRIEELLKKKEKIAKRYDKAFKKNPFISIPSVLPSTKHARHIYTIWVDPKKRDNILRSLQERMIGVAVNFRPIHLMSYYKKKYGYKKGDFPIAEKIGASTITIPLYPKLTSEEIDYIINTINTITQK, encoded by the coding sequence ATGAGAAATAAAAAAATTGAATTTTATAGACACAATATTTCTTCAATTGATATTAAAGAATGTGTAGAGGTTTTGAACTCGCTTTTCCTGACAACTGGATCCATAGTCAAGGAATTTGAAGAAAAATTAGCTGACTATCTTGACATACGTTATGCAGTAGGGGTCACTTCTTGCACAGATGCACTTTTTTTAGCGCTAAAAGGATTAGGAGTTAAAGAAGGAGACGAGGTGATTACAACTCCTCTTTCTTTTATAGCAACTGCAAATGTTATCGAATATTGTGGTGCCAAACCTGTATTTGTTGATGTTGAATCAACAACGGGCAATATTGACGCAGATAAGATTGAAAAAGCCATTACGCCAAAAACAAAAGCGTTGGTAGTAGTTCACTTATATGGTCAAATGTGCGATATGCAGAAGATAGCAGCAATTGCTAAAAAACACTCTCTTAAATTGATAGAAGACGCTGCACATTGTATTGAGGGTGTTCGAGATGGTATACGACCTGGTCAACTTTCTGATGCGGCGTGTTTTAGTTTTTACGCAACCAAGAATATCACATCAGGAGAAGGAGGAGCAGTAGTTACCAATAATAAAGATTTCTACAGTTGGCTTCTTCGTGCAAGACAACATGGCATGTCTAAGAGCGCAAGTGAGCGCTATACCAAAAAATATGAACATTACGATATGGAATTTCTAGGATTCAAAGCCAATATGAACAATATTCAAGCTGCTCTGCTTCTTAATCAGCTAGACAGGATAGAAGAATTGCTAAAAAAGAAAGAAAAAATAGCTAAACGATACGATAAAGCATTTAAAAAAAATCCTTTTATATCAATCCCATCTGTACTTCCCAGCACCAAGCATGCCCGTCATATTTATACAATATGGGTTGACCCGAAAAAACGTGATAATATCCTCCGTTCACTGCAAGAGAGAATGATAGGAGTAGCAGTCAACTTCAGACCCATTCACCTTATGAGTTACTATAAAAAGAAATACGGATACAAAAAAGGTGACTTTCCGATTGCTGAAAAAATTGGTGCATCTACAATAACAATTCCTTTATATCCTAAATTGACATCTGAGGAGATAGATTACATTATAAATACTATTAACACAATTACACAAAAATAA
- a CDS encoding NAD-dependent dehydratase translates to MKTVFVAGAGGYIGTEMVEDFLKRGYYIVALDRFFFGSTLQDLSKNKRLKIIKGDIRFLNTELLKGVDVVINLASISNDPSAALNPKITKSINDFGAVKLARVAKEAGVKRYIFASSCSVYGAGQGTLSEQSPTSPLSEYAKSKISAEKKLLLLADNNFIVTIPRISTVFGVSKRRMRFDLLINIMTLHAWKNNKIFIMGGGRQWRPLIHISDVIEAFHRIMVEEDIKKINKQIFNVGSNEQNYQVRQIATKIKSHFQDLIIEETPDDPDQRSYKVSFDKIKQTLAFHPKVSVDEGILEVKEALEKGEITEDIKTNTMWYYRYLLEADSILSSVKIRNRLF, encoded by the coding sequence ATGAAGACTGTTTTTGTTGCAGGAGCAGGTGGATATATCGGTACAGAGATGGTAGAAGACTTTCTTAAGAGAGGATACTATATCGTAGCTCTTGATCGCTTCTTTTTCGGCAGCACTCTGCAGGATCTCTCAAAAAATAAACGGCTTAAAATTATCAAAGGTGATATTAGGTTTTTAAATACAGAACTTCTAAAAGGAGTTGACGTTGTTATTAATCTAGCATCAATTTCCAATGATCCTTCAGCAGCTTTAAATCCAAAGATTACTAAATCAATTAATGATTTTGGTGCGGTAAAATTAGCAAGAGTTGCAAAAGAAGCAGGTGTAAAACGCTATATTTTTGCATCTTCATGCAGTGTGTATGGAGCAGGGCAAGGAACTCTCTCTGAGCAATCTCCTACTTCGCCACTCTCAGAATATGCCAAATCAAAAATTTCAGCGGAAAAAAAACTACTTCTTTTAGCGGATAATAATTTTATCGTAACTATTCCTAGAATTTCTACAGTTTTTGGTGTATCTAAGCGTAGAATGAGATTTGATCTTCTAATTAATATTATGACTCTTCATGCATGGAAAAACAATAAAATTTTTATTATGGGAGGAGGAAGACAATGGCGTCCACTTATTCATATAAGTGATGTTATCGAAGCGTTTCATCGAATAATGGTTGAAGAGGATATTAAAAAAATTAATAAACAGATCTTCAACGTTGGATCAAATGAACAGAATTATCAAGTTCGTCAGATTGCAACTAAAATTAAAAGCCATTTTCAAGATCTTATTATTGAGGAGACACCTGATGATCCTGATCAAAGAAGTTATAAGGTAAGTTTTGATAAGATTAAACAAACGCTTGCATTTCATCCCAAAGTATCAGTAGATGAGGGAATTCTTGAGGTTAAAGAAGCTCTGGAAAAAGGAGAAATTACAGAAGACATCAAAACAAACACAATGTGGTATTATCGCTACCTTTTAGAAGCAGACTCGATTTTGTCATCAGTAAAAATTCGCAATCGCTTGTTTTGA